A window of the Rhodoluna limnophila genome harbors these coding sequences:
- a CDS encoding metallopeptidase family protein — translation MVDGSRSRGSYRDRHGRGSRQLLLSPLFRTGSRNTSFAQIVNGACEFLQSVYPDELNNLKWQVRDAPKLGPDAVSVTRWSVRHEDMTIIIYRLPIERLGHVRRSDALHERMHIEECVFSAVAKLLGKEPWELMDRD, via the coding sequence ATGGTTGATGGGTCACGCTCTAGAGGCAGTTATCGAGACCGCCACGGGCGCGGTTCACGCCAACTGCTGCTGAGCCCGCTGTTTAGAACTGGCTCCAGAAACACCAGCTTTGCCCAGATTGTGAATGGGGCCTGCGAATTCTTGCAGTCGGTCTACCCCGATGAACTTAACAACCTCAAATGGCAGGTGCGCGATGCGCCCAAGTTGGGACCGGATGCTGTTTCGGTAACTCGGTGGTCAGTGCGGCACGAAGACATGACAATAATCATTTACCGTCTGCCAATTGAGCGCCTAGGGCACGTTCGCAGGTCGGATGCCTTGCACGAACGGATGCACATCGAAGAATGTGTGTTCTCGGCAGTTGCCAAGCTGCTGGGCAAAGAGCCTTGGGAACTAATGGACCGAGACTGA
- a CDS encoding phosphomannomutase/phosphoglucomutase, which yields MSIDWNALVKTYDVRGLVGSQLTTKVVAALAAGFVDELDAAGQDVIVGHDMRDSSPEFADAFAEGAQARGANVVSIGLCSTDESYFASGILNAPAAMFTASHNPATYNGIKFSRAGARGISLDTGLANIRDRAKAYIENGIDEVNEPGTYRDLHVLVPYASYLRELVNLSSIRPLKVVVDAGNGMGGMTVPAVLGTASDLEHLPLEIIPMYFELDGSFPNHEANPLDPKNLVDLQKAVVEHGADIGLAFDGDADRCFVVDELGQPVTPSAVAAIVARREIARERATNPGAPVTVLHNLLTSKVVEEVIEADGAKPVKTKVGHSLIKDQMAATNAIFGGEHSAHYYFRDFWGADNGMLAAMHVLAEFGSHDLPLSQFAKQYNPYYLSGEINSTVSDVPAAKARVQAAFADRADFDEFDGITAQGKPAEAGSWWWFNVRSSNTEPLLRLNVEAKNEADMIQIRDEVLGLIQQKAE from the coding sequence ATGTCTATCGACTGGAATGCACTCGTTAAGACCTACGACGTGCGCGGTTTGGTTGGCTCTCAACTGACCACCAAAGTAGTGGCTGCGCTGGCTGCCGGCTTTGTAGATGAGCTAGATGCTGCCGGTCAAGATGTCATCGTTGGGCATGACATGCGTGACTCGTCACCTGAATTTGCCGATGCCTTTGCCGAGGGCGCTCAAGCGCGCGGTGCCAATGTTGTTTCGATCGGGCTGTGCTCAACCGATGAGTCTTACTTTGCCTCAGGAATCCTGAATGCGCCGGCAGCGATGTTTACCGCCAGCCACAACCCTGCGACCTACAACGGAATCAAGTTTTCACGAGCCGGAGCCAGGGGCATCAGCCTGGATACCGGTTTGGCCAACATCCGCGATCGAGCCAAGGCTTACATTGAGAACGGCATCGACGAGGTTAATGAGCCGGGCACCTATCGCGACCTTCACGTTTTGGTTCCGTATGCCAGCTACCTCCGTGAACTGGTAAACCTAAGCTCGATCCGCCCGCTAAAAGTTGTGGTTGACGCCGGCAACGGTATGGGTGGCATGACAGTTCCTGCCGTACTCGGCACCGCCTCCGATCTAGAGCACTTGCCGCTTGAAATTATCCCGATGTACTTCGAGCTCGACGGTTCGTTCCCGAACCATGAGGCCAATCCGTTGGACCCTAAGAACCTAGTTGACCTGCAGAAAGCAGTCGTTGAGCACGGAGCCGACATCGGTTTGGCTTTCGATGGCGATGCAGACCGCTGTTTTGTGGTTGACGAACTTGGCCAGCCGGTAACCCCTTCAGCAGTGGCGGCAATTGTTGCTCGCCGCGAGATTGCCCGCGAGCGTGCTACCAATCCAGGTGCTCCGGTCACCGTTCTTCACAACCTTTTGACCTCAAAGGTGGTCGAAGAGGTTATCGAAGCCGACGGCGCCAAGCCGGTCAAGACCAAGGTCGGCCACTCACTAATCAAAGACCAAATGGCGGCTACCAACGCAATTTTCGGCGGCGAACACTCGGCCCACTATTACTTCCGTGATTTCTGGGGTGCCGATAACGGAATGTTGGCAGCTATGCACGTGTTGGCAGAGTTTGGATCTCACGATCTTCCACTTTCACAATTTGCCAAACAGTACAACCCTTACTACCTAAGCGGCGAAATCAATTCGACCGTTTCTGATGTCCCAGCCGCCAAGGCTCGTGTTCAGGCAGCTTTTGCTGACCGTGCCGACTTTGATGAGTTTGACGGCATCACAGCGCAAGGCAAGCCTGCTGAAGCTGGTTCCTGGTGGTGGTTCAACGTTCGTTCATCGAACACCGAGCCGTTACTACGCCTAAATGTCGAAGCCAAAAATGAGGCCGACATGATCCAGATTCGCGATGAAGTCCTAGGGCTCATCCAGCAGAAAGCAGAATAA